Below is a window of Streptomyces qaidamensis DNA.
TCGGTCGCCGTGACGGTCACCCGGGCACTGTTGACGTACGCCCCGGCGGAGTTCCTCGTGCCCTCCAGGGTCACCCCCGTCACCGGCGGAGTGGTGTCCTGCGGCGGCGCGGCGACCACCGTGAACCGCACGCTCTTCTCCGCCGCCACGTTGCCCGCCTTGTCGGTGGCGCGGTAGCGGACGGTGTGCTCGCCCACCTGGTGCACCATCACGGGTGCGGTGTACGGCTGCCAGGCACCCGAACCGACCGCGTACTCGATGGTGTTGACCCCGGAACCCGTGTCGGAGGCCGAGACGGTGACCGTCGCCATGTCGATGTACGCCCCGTCGGCGTCGCGCTCACCGCTCACCGTCGCCGAGGTCTCCGGCGCGGTGGTGTCGTCCGACTGGGGTGCCACGACCGTGAACGCGGCGCTCTTCTCGGCGGAGACGTTCCCCGCCTTGTCGAACGCCCGGTAACGGACTTGATGGCTGCCGACCTGGTCGACGACGACCGGTGCGGTGTACGGCTGCCAGGCACCCGCCTCGCCGATCGCGTACTCGATCCGGTCGACGCCGGAGCCGCCCTCGTCGGTGGCGTGCAGCGCCACGCTCGCCGAACCGACGTACTCGCCCTGCGTGTTCTGCGTGCCGCTCACGTGCGCCGACGCCTCGGGCGCCGTGGTGTCCTCGCCGGTGCCCTCGGTCACCGTCAGGATGCCCTGCATCTGGCCGTGGCCGGGGATCGTGCAGTGGTAGAAGTACCGGCCGGGCGTGAGCGTGACCTGGGCGGTGTGCTTGCCGCCCTGGGCGTCGTTCGGGTTGGCCAGGATGTTGAGCTGCACATCGCTGTTGAACTCGGGATCGCTGGTCACGAACGTCAGCGTGTGCGGCATGCCCGTGGTGTTCCCGGTGGCCGTGCTGTTCTCGAACACGATCGTGGCCGTCCCGGCGACCGCGGTCCTCGGTGCGGAGAGGTACTTGTCGATGTCGTTGCCGGCCGTCCAGGTGAGCACCTGGTCGGCGGCCTCCTTCCCGGGCTGCCCGGCGGCGGGCAGCGCCTGCATGCCGAGCAGCATCAGCAGGGCGGCCAGCAGGGCGGCCCAGACTCTTCGGTGCCGGATCACTCGCTCCCCCTCGCCAGCCGACCGGCGGCCGGGGTGGGCCCGCCGCCCTTGTAGGTGACCCGCCACAGGGCCGACTTGGAGTCCGAGGTGAAGAAGCCGCGCCCGTAGTCGAGGACGTACAGCGCGCCGTCCGGACCGAACTTCCAGTCCATGAGGTTCTTGATGCCGTCGTTGCCGACCGGCACGATCTTCTTCAGCGACTCCGCGTGCACCGGCAGACCGCCGTCGCCTTGCGTCTTCGGGTCCATCAGCACCGCGTTGCGCGGCTGGTCGGCGTCGTAGAAGTCACCGACGAACCACTTGCCGTCCCAGTAGGCCGGCCACTTGACGGTGCTGTCGGCCGCGGCCGTGCCGTACCGGTAGACCGGCCCGTTCATCGCGGCCTGCCCGCCGCCCTTCAGCCAGGGCAGCAGGTACGTGGCCTCCGCCGGCTTGTACGACGGGACACCGTTCGCGTCCCTCGGGTAGTCCGGCGCACCGCCCGACGGTGAGTACCAGATGTTGTTGCCGGTCACCGGCGGCAGGTTCACCAGGCCGTCGTTGTTCGGCGACTCGTTCTTCGGGTGGTCGCAGTCGTACCAGCCCAGCGGTTTGGACGGGTCCGGCAGATTGCGGTCCCGGTAGGGCTGCTTGTTGCCCATGCAGTACGGCCAGCCGCGGTTGCCCGCCTCGGTGATGGCGGCGAACGTGTCGTACTTGGCCGGGCCCCAGGTCGTCGAGGGCGCACTCGCGTCCGGCCCGACCCAGCCCGCGTAGAGCACGTCGGTCGACTTGTCGACGGAGATGCGCGCCGGGTTGCGGACGCCCATCACGTAGATCTCGCCGCGCGTCTTGCCGCCGCCCTCGGCGGTCTCCTTCCCGGTGAAGAGATTGCCCTCGGGGAGTGTGTACGTCCCGTCCGGCTCCGGGTGGATGCGCAGGATCTTGCCGTTGAGGTTGTTGGTGTTGCCCGCGGTGCGGCGCGCGTCCGCGAAGGAGACGCCCTTGTAGTTCGGCTCCGGGTTGTTGCCCGAGTAACCGGCGCTGAAGCCGCTGGAGTTGTTGTCACCGGTGGCGATGTACAGGTTGCCCTTGGAGTCCCAGGCCATCCCGCCGCCCGCGTGACAGCAACTGTGGATCTGCACCGGCCACTTCAGCAGCACCTTCTCGCTGGACAGGTCCAGCTTGTTCGTGGCCCGGTCGAGCGTGAACCGGGAGACCCGCCGCTCCGCCGTCCGCGTCTCGCGGTCGATCCGATCGTGCGGCGTGTAGTGCAGATACACCCAGCCGTTCTGCGCGAACCCCGGGTCCAGCTCGATGCCGAGCAGCCCCTCCTCGACCTTGACCAGCTCGTCGCCGCCGCCCTTGTTGCCGAAGACGGTGAGCGCACCGGCGAGGCTGACCTGCTTGGTCTTCGGGTCGTAGACGTGGATCTCGCCCTTGCCCTTGCCGATGTCGGGGTTGTTCCAGTCCGTGATCACGGGCTGCGAGGAGTCGGCGCCGCCCCGGCCGATGTAGAAGACCCGGCCGTCGGGCGCGGTGACCATCCCGTGCGGTTCGCCGATCTGGTCGTTCTGCCCCGGCTGGTTGGGCTTGGTCAGCCGCTCCGCCGCGTAGTTGGCGTTGATGGTGGCCTTGCAGTCGGCCTGCTCCAGGCGGGTCGTCCACATCAGCGCACCGCGCAGATGGTCGCGGAAGTCGGCCTCGTCGTACGACGAGACCGTCCCGCCCATGCCCGTGTAGAAGGACCGGCCGCCGTCGTAGTCACGGCACCAGCTGACCGGATGGTCCCAGCCGTTGGAGCCCGTACCCGGCTGGTACGTCGACTCGCGGACCCGGGCCACCGTGTGCACCTCTCCCGACGGGTTCTTCACCCAGTTCAGCCACTGGTCCGGGCGCTTCCACTGCACCGGCAGGTCCTTGGTGGCGGGGTGCCTGCGGTCGCCGACCTCGACCGTCGCCCGCTGCACGGCCGTGGGGCTCGACGCGGCCGGACGGGCACCCACCAGACCGGTGAACCAGTCCGAGTACGGCTCCGCGCGCGCCGCGTCATGAATGCCGACGAACCCGCCGCCGGCCTCCATGTACGCCTCCAGGCCCGCCTCCTGCTCCGCGTCGAGGACATCGCCCCCGCCGGTCAGGAACACGATCGCGTTGAAGCGGCCGAGCCTCGTCTCGTCGGTGAACACCGAGGCGTCACCGGTGGCCTGGACCTTGAAGCGGCGGTTCGCCGGGCCCGTCAGGCCGATGTCCTCGATGGCCTCGATCCCGGCGTTCACCACCGGCGACTCCTCCCCGGCCGCCGCGGAACCGTGGAAGATCAGCACCCGTACGTTCGCGCCGCCCGGCGGCGACTTGATCGACATCGTTGTCAACGGGGGTTCGGGGTAAGGGCGCGCGTTCGCGGCAGGGCCCGACAGCAGCCCGGCGGTCACGACCCCGGCGGCGACGGACGCCGCCCAGACGCGTCTTGACTTGCTCAACCCTCGTAAGTGCATGGGCACCTCCTCGGTCACAGCAACACCGCCAAGGAAGCTAAACCCCTTTGCGCGTCACGCCAATACCTATGACCGGGACGGCATCAACTTTGTCTTGAGTGTGGATAAACGACAGCGTGGCCGGTACCGTCGCACAGGTTCATACCAGGTACGCCTCCGTAAACGCCTTACCAGGGTGGGGAGTTCCGCATGGACAGACGCAGCTTCAATCGGCGGGTCCTGCTGGGCGGCGCGGCCGTCGCGACATCGTTGTCCGTGGCGCCGGAGGCCGTGAGCGCCGCCGGACCCGCGAAGACGGCGCCCGCCGGAGGCGAGGTGAAGCGCATCAAGATGTACGCCGAGAAGCTGGGCGACGGGCAGATGGGCTACGGCCTGGAAAAGGGCAAGGCGTCCGTCCCGGGCCCCCTGATCGAACTCAACGAGGGGGACACGCTGCACGTCGATTTCGAGAACACCATGGACGTGGCGGTGAGCCTGCACGTCCACGGCCTGGACTACGAAATCACCAGCGACGGCACGAAGATGAACCGCAGTCATGTCGAACCGGGCGGCACCCGCACCTACACCTGGCGCACCCACGCCCCCGGCCGCCGCAAGGACGGCACCTGGCGGGCGGGCAGCGCGGGCTACTGGCACTACCACGACCACGTCGTCGGCACCGAGCACGGCACGGTAGGTCTGCAGAAGGGCCTGTTCGGCCCGGTCATCGTCCGCCGCAAGGGCGACGTCCTGCCCGACCGCACGCACACCGTCGTCTTCAACGACATGCGGATCAACAACAAGCCGCCGCACTCGGGGCCGGACTTCGAGGCCACGGTGGGGGACCGCGTGGAGTTCGTCGTGATCACGCACGGCGAGTTCTACCACACGTTCCACATGCACGGTCATCGCTGGGCGGACAACCGCACCGGCATGCTGACCGGCCCCGAGGACCCCAGTCAGGTCATCGACAACAAGATCACGGGCCCGGCCGACTCGTTCGGCTTCCAGGTGATCGCGGGGGAGGGCGTCGGCGCGGGCGCCTGGATGTACCACTGCCACGTGCAGAGCCACTCCGACATGGGGATGGTAGGTCTCTTCCTGGTGAAGAAGCCGGACGGGACCATTCCGGGGTACGAGCCGCACGGACACGGCGACGAGCCGGCGGGCGGGGGCCACGAGCACGGAGAGGAGCCGCCGGACGGCGGCCACGAGCACTGACGGGCGACCGTTCGGCGCGGCACGCGAGAGCGCTCTCACCGTGCTGCGGACCCAGGGCTATCCTGATCCGCAGCCGCAGGTGAGGAGCCCCGAAGTGACCGACACAGCCCCGCGTCCCACCCTGGAGGCCGTGGCCGCCCGGGCCGGTGTCTCGCGGGCCACCGTGTCCCGCGTGGTCAACGGCGGCGACGGGGTGCGGGACATCCTGGTGGAGCGGGTCCGCAAGGCCGTGGACGAGCTCGGTTACGTACCCAACCAGGCCGCCCGCTCCCTGGTGACCCGGCGGCACGACGCGGTCGCGGTCGTCGTCGCCGAACCGGAGACCCGGGTCTTCGCCGACCCGTTCTTCGCGCTCCAGCTGCGCGGCATCAGCAAGGAGCTCACCGCCCACGACAACCAGCTCGTGCTGCTGCTCACTGAGGGCCGGGACGACCACGCCCGGGTCGCCAGGTACCTCGCCGGCGGACATGTCGACGGCGCCCTCGTCTTCTCCCTGCACCTCGACGACCCGCTGCCGGAGCTGATCCAGCGGGCCGGTGTCCCGACCGTCTTCGGCGGCCGGCCCGGCTGGAGCGGAGACCGGCGCGAGGTGGTCTACGTCGACAGCGACAACCGCGGCGGTGCCCGCGACGCCGTCCGCCACCTGGCCGGCCTCGGCCGCACCCGGATCGCGCACATCACCGGCGCCCTCGACCAGACCTCCGCCGCGGACCGCCTCGACGGCTACCGGGACGTCATGGTGGACGCCGACCCGCGGCTCATCGCCGAGGCCGACTTCACCCCGGCCGGGGGCGAGCGGGCGATGCGCGAACTCCTGGAGCGTTGCCCGGACGTGGACGCGGTGTTCGCCGCCAACGACCTCATGGCCTCCGGGGCCCTGCGCGTCCTGCGCGAGTCCGGCCGCCGGGTCCCCGACGACGTGGCCGTGCTCGGGTTCGACGACATGCGGCCCCTCGCCGAACAGACCGACCCGCCGCTCACGACGGTCCGTCAGGACATAGAGGAGATGGGCCGCCTGATGGCCCGCCTGCTGCTGCGCGGCCTCGACCGGGCCGCCCCCCGGGACGGCGTCGGGGCGACGCCCTCCAGCGTGGTGCTGCCGACGACGCTGGTGCGGCGGGGGTCGGCCTAGGGGTGTCCGCGAAGCCGCGTCGTCCGCCCGGTGTGCGGGCGGCCCGGTGTCGGGGAGCCTTCGTGCCGGTGGGCGCTTGGCTCGGTGTCGGGGAGTCTTCGTGCCGGTGGGCGCTTGGCTCGGTGTGGGGGAGTCTTCGTGCCGGTGGGCGCTTGGCTCGGTGTCGGGGAGCCTCCGTGCCGGTGGGCGTTCGGCCCGGTGTCGGGGAGCCGCGCGCCCGCAAGCCCCCGCCCGCAGAGCCGGGCCGGTGGGCCCGCCGTTGCGATGCAGCGGCGAGCGCGCGCCGGCCGGACAGGGAGAGGCCGGGGTGCGACGCGCCGGGCGCCCGCATCGGCAGGCGTCGCTCTCTTGCGGGCCCGGGCCCGCCTCACCCCTGCTGCGGCTCGCTTCGGATCACCGCGAAGCGGGCGCCGTACGGGTCGGCGAGTTTCGCCAGGCGGCCGACGGACGGGAGGTCCGTGGCGGGGAGGCGCACCGTGCCGCCCAGTTCCCCGGCCCTGGCGACGGTGGCGTCCGGGTCGGCGACCTCGAAGTACGGCAGCCAGTACGCCTCCTCCTCGGCCGGGTCGTCGGCCAGCGGGACGACTCCGCCGAACATGGCGTCCTCGCTCTGTCCGGCGGGGCTGAACGTGGTGTACGTGCCGCCGGCGAAGTCGGCGCCGATGGTCTCCAGGCCCAGTACCGAGTGGTAGAAGGCGGCCGCGGCCGGGACGTCCGCCGTGTACAGCTCGACCCAGCACAGCGAGCCGGGTTCCTGGACCACCTCCAGGCCCTTGTTGCGGCCCGGCTGCCACAGGCCGAAGGTCACTCCTGCCTGGTCGGCGAGGATCGCCATCCGGCCCAGGTCCTGGACGTCCATCGGCTGCACCGCCACCGAGCCGCGCGCCTGCTCGGCCGCACGCGCCGTGGCGTCCGCGTCCGGCGCCTGGAAGTACACCGTCCAGGACGGCGGGCCCTGCTCGGCGGTGGTCTGCATGCCCCCGGCGGCCGTCCTGCCGCCCAGCTGGAACAGGCCGTACCCGCCGACTTCCGGGCCGCCCGGCTGGAACCGCCAGTCGAACAGCCCGCCGTAGAAGGCGGCGGCGCCGTCGATGTCGGGAGTGCCGAGGTCGATCCAGTTCGGAGCGCCGGTGACATAACGGGTGGTGAGCATCGTCGCCCTCCTCGCACAGGGGCCCGTCGTCCGCACTGCCGAGTCTTTCACCGCCGGGTGGCATCCGCCGCCGGAGGACGACCATGGCGGGTTGCGCGGTGTTTCCGCGCGCCGCCGTGCGCCGGCCGGTCCGGCGGGCCAGCATCGAAGCGGCCGGGGGCCCGGGAACGCGGTGTTGATCCCGCGTTGATCGAACGTTTTTCACCGCCCGCAACGCTTCCGGTCATGCACATCGACACGATCACCTCGCCCGAACTCGAATGGCAGCAAGAGGCGTTGTGCGCGCAGACGGGGGCGGACTTCTTCTTCCCCGAACCGGGCAGTTCGGTGCGGGAGGCGAAGCGGATCTGCGGTATGTGCCCGATCCGTGCGGCCTGCCTCACGTACGCGCTGGACAACGACGAGCGCTTCGGCGTCTGGGGCGGTCTCTCGGAGAAGGAGCGGCTGGAGCTGCGGCGGGTGTCGCGCTAGAGGCCACGGGGAGCGTGGCCCCCCGGTTCCTTCTCACGTCCGCTGCCGGTACGCGCGAGGCCCCGGCCGCTCGGGGCGGCCGGGGCCTCGCGGCCGTGGGTGCGGGGCGGTGTCAGGCGCCGGCCCGGGCCGCCATGCGGGCCTTGCGGGCGGCCAGCTTCTCGTCGAACTTCGACGCCTCGGAGTCCAGACCGCCCATGAACAGACCGAGCTCCTCCTGAGCCTTGCGGCCCTCGGGGCCCAGGTCGTCGATCTCCATGATCTTCAGGAAGCGCAGCACCGGCTGGAGCACGTCGTCGTGGTGGATGCGCATGTTGTAGATCTCGCCGATCGCCATCTGCGCCGCGGCCCGCTCGAAGCCGGGCATGCCGTGGCCGGGCATCCGGAAGTTCACGATGACGTCGCGCACCGCCATCATCGTCAGGTCGGGCGCCAGCTCGAAGGCCGCCTTCAGCAGGTTCCGGTAGAAGACCATGTGCAGGTTCTCGTCGGTGGCGATGCGCGCCAGCATGCGGTCGCAGACCGGGTCCCCGGACTGGTGGCCGGTGTTGCGGTGCGAGACGCGGGTCGCGAGCTCCTGGAAGGCGACGTAGGCGACCGAGTGCAGCATCGAGTGCCGGTTGTCGGACTCGAAGCCCTCGCTCATGTGGGACATCCGGAACTCTTCCAGCTTGTCCGGGTCCACCGCGCGCGATGTGAGCAGGTAGTCGCGCATCACGATGCCGTGTCGGCCCTCCTCCGCGGTCCAGCGGTGCACCCAGGTGCCCCAGGCGCCGTCGCGGCCGAACAGCGAGGCGATCTCATGGTGGTAGCTGGGCAGGTTGTCCTCGGTGAGAAGGTTGACCACGAGCGCGATGCGGCCGATCTCGGTGACCTTGGACTGCTCCTTGCCCCAGGCCTCGCCGTCCTCGAAGATGCCGGGGAAATTGCGCCCGTCGCTCCACGGCACGTACTCGTGCGGCATCCAGTCCTTGGCGACCGTCAGATGCCGGTTGAGTTCCTTCTCGACCACTTCCTCCAGGGCGTACAGCAGCTGAGCGTCGGTCCAGGCGCCGGCCGGGCTGCCGAGGTGGGGAGTGGTGATCGTCATGGACTCTCCAGTGGGACAAACGTATGAGCGGGGTACGGTGAACCTACGGCATCGTAGGCTACGTTTCCGTAGGTTACGATGCCGTAGGTTAAGAGTGCTGTAAAGGCAGCTCATCGGCTGTGTCGCTCGTACGCGCGTCAACCCCCCGGGCCCTGCAGGTCGAGGGACCGGAGAGGGAATGTGCGAGTCCGGTCAGACGTACAGCTCCCGCAGCCGCACCGAGAGGCACGTCACACATCCCTCGAGCTTCTCGAACTCGCTGATGTCCACGACGACCGGTTCGTACCCGAGGTCGGCGAACAGCTCGGCTGTCTTCGGCGCGCTCGCCGCCATCAGCAGCTTGTCCCCGCCGAGCAGGACGACGTGGGACCCCGCCTCCTCCGGGACCGGCAGGAAGCGCGCGAACAGGGAGGGCGTGTCCATCTTGGGGATGTGCCCGATGACCGTACCGTCCGGCAGCGCCGTGACCGCCGACTTCAGGTGCAGCACCTTGCTCACCGGCACGGAGACGACCCGTGCGCCGAGCGGCTCGAACGCGGCGCGCAGCTGCTGGACGCCGGCGGCGTTGGTGCGCCCGCCCCGGCCCACGTAGACGGTGTCGCCGAGCTTCAGGACGTCGCCGCCCTCCAGCGTGCCCGGGTCCCAGATCCAGTTCACCGAGCAGCCCAGACCGGCCACGGCCTCCTCGACCCCGGCGGTCTCCGCACGCCGGGTGTCGGCGCCCGGGCGGGCGATCAGCGCGACGTTCCGGTACATCACGACCGTGTCCTCGACGAACACCGAGTCCGGGCAGTCGTCGGCCGGGTCCACCTCGATGGTCTCCCAGCCGTGCGTGCGCAAGGCCTCCACGTACGCCTCCCACTGTTCGACGGCGAGGTCGACGTCGACCTCCTCCCGCTCGATGTGGGTCACCAGCCCCTCGGCGAGACGCGGGCTGGGACGGCGGACGAGGGCCTTCTTGCTGGGCACGAGCGTGACTCCGTATCGGATGGACGTGTCTGGACCGTACCGACGGGGCGTCCGGGATCGACCGGAACCCATCGGGTGTCGGCCGACCATCATGCAGGGCGAACGGGGGAGAGGACAGCCCTGGGGCGGGGCCGAGGGGATGGAGGGGCCGGGGAGACGCCAGGGAGACAGGGGGATGGCGGAGCCGGGCGAGCCCGGGGCGGCGCGGCGGACGGCGGGCGGGAGCCCACGGGGGCGTCTCGGCTGCGGAGGTGGGCGGGGCCGGACTGATGTGGGTGTTTGTGGCGCGGGGGGCGGGGTCTGTCCGGCCGGCTCAAGGAGTGGCCCGGGGCGGTGGGTCACGGCCTGGCCGCTGGTCCGCCCGTCTGCCCGACCCCATAGCCGCTGGTCTGCCCGGCCGCCGGTCTGTCCGGCGCCTGTGTCGCTGGTCTGCCCGGCCGCCGGTCTGTCCGGCCCCAGTGTCGCTGGTCCGCCCGGCCGCCGGTCCGCCCGGCCCCGTCTGTCCGACCCCAGTGTCGCTGGTCCGCCCGGCCGCCCCGGCCGCCCGGCCCCTGTACCGCCCGGCCGACCGGCCGCCAGCCCCCGGCCGACCGCCCGCACGCCACCCGTCGCCCCCGCGCCCCCTCTCAACTCACCCCACAGATCCAGCCCCCTCCAAGCCTCGCCGCTGTCCCGGCGTCACCGCGTCGGCGGCGTCCTGCTGCTCGTCCGGGCGCAGGCACTCGATCAGGTAGTCGCCCGTGTCGGGGTCGCGGGTCACCCCGTGGGTCTCGCTGCCGAAAGCGGGGAACCGGCGGTCGAAGGACTCCAGGGCGCCGAGGTAGCGGAGCAGGGGGCCGTCCGCCTCTCCGACGCTCTCGCCCGGCATGAGGACCGGGATGCCGGGCGGCGTCACCGTGACCATCGCCGCGGCGACCCGGCCCGGCGCGTCCGCCAGGCGGATCCGTTCCGTGCCGCCGCGGATCAGGCGCTGGTAGCACGTCTGGGGCGGTGCGACGGGCTCCGGCAGGTGCTGGAAGGCGGTGTCGAGGAGTTCGACCAGGCGGGCCTCGCGCAGATGGTCGTGCATCTCCTGGCACAGCTCGCGCAGCGTCAGCCCGGCATAACGCCGCGGGTGCTCCGCGACCAGCGCGGGCAGCACACGGTCGAGCGGGGCGTCACTGTCGTAGAGGTCCTTGAAGTCCATGAGGGCGTCCAGCA
It encodes the following:
- a CDS encoding ThuA domain-containing protein, producing MHLRGLSKSRRVWAASVAAGVVTAGLLSGPAANARPYPEPPLTTMSIKSPPGGANVRVLIFHGSAAAGEESPVVNAGIEAIEDIGLTGPANRRFKVQATGDASVFTDETRLGRFNAIVFLTGGGDVLDAEQEAGLEAYMEAGGGFVGIHDAARAEPYSDWFTGLVGARPAASSPTAVQRATVEVGDRRHPATKDLPVQWKRPDQWLNWVKNPSGEVHTVARVRESTYQPGTGSNGWDHPVSWCRDYDGGRSFYTGMGGTVSSYDEADFRDHLRGALMWTTRLEQADCKATINANYAAERLTKPNQPGQNDQIGEPHGMVTAPDGRVFYIGRGGADSSQPVITDWNNPDIGKGKGEIHVYDPKTKQVSLAGALTVFGNKGGGDELVKVEEGLLGIELDPGFAQNGWVYLHYTPHDRIDRETRTAERRVSRFTLDRATNKLDLSSEKVLLKWPVQIHSCCHAGGGMAWDSKGNLYIATGDNNSSGFSAGYSGNNPEPNYKGVSFADARRTAGNTNNLNGKILRIHPEPDGTYTLPEGNLFTGKETAEGGGKTRGEIYVMGVRNPARISVDKSTDVLYAGWVGPDASAPSTTWGPAKYDTFAAITEAGNRGWPYCMGNKQPYRDRNLPDPSKPLGWYDCDHPKNESPNNDGLVNLPPVTGNNIWYSPSGGAPDYPRDANGVPSYKPAEATYLLPWLKGGGQAAMNGPVYRYGTAAADSTVKWPAYWDGKWFVGDFYDADQPRNAVLMDPKTQGDGGLPVHAESLKKIVPVGNDGIKNLMDWKFGPDGALYVLDYGRGFFTSDSKSALWRVTYKGGGPTPAAGRLARGSE
- a CDS encoding multicopper oxidase domain-containing protein, with translation MDRRSFNRRVLLGGAAVATSLSVAPEAVSAAGPAKTAPAGGEVKRIKMYAEKLGDGQMGYGLEKGKASVPGPLIELNEGDTLHVDFENTMDVAVSLHVHGLDYEITSDGTKMNRSHVEPGGTRTYTWRTHAPGRRKDGTWRAGSAGYWHYHDHVVGTEHGTVGLQKGLFGPVIVRRKGDVLPDRTHTVVFNDMRINNKPPHSGPDFEATVGDRVEFVVITHGEFYHTFHMHGHRWADNRTGMLTGPEDPSQVIDNKITGPADSFGFQVIAGEGVGAGAWMYHCHVQSHSDMGMVGLFLVKKPDGTIPGYEPHGHGDEPAGGGHEHGEEPPDGGHEH
- a CDS encoding LacI family DNA-binding transcriptional regulator → MTDTAPRPTLEAVAARAGVSRATVSRVVNGGDGVRDILVERVRKAVDELGYVPNQAARSLVTRRHDAVAVVVAEPETRVFADPFFALQLRGISKELTAHDNQLVLLLTEGRDDHARVARYLAGGHVDGALVFSLHLDDPLPELIQRAGVPTVFGGRPGWSGDRREVVYVDSDNRGGARDAVRHLAGLGRTRIAHITGALDQTSAADRLDGYRDVMVDADPRLIAEADFTPAGGERAMRELLERCPDVDAVFAANDLMASGALRVLRESGRRVPDDVAVLGFDDMRPLAEQTDPPLTTVRQDIEEMGRLMARLLLRGLDRAAPRDGVGATPSSVVLPTTLVRRGSA
- a CDS encoding VOC family protein, coding for MLTTRYVTGAPNWIDLGTPDIDGAAAFYGGLFDWRFQPGGPEVGGYGLFQLGGRTAAGGMQTTAEQGPPSWTVYFQAPDADATARAAEQARGSVAVQPMDVQDLGRMAILADQAGVTFGLWQPGRNKGLEVVQEPGSLCWVELYTADVPAAAAFYHSVLGLETIGADFAGGTYTTFSPAGQSEDAMFGGVVPLADDPAEEEAYWLPYFEVADPDATVARAGELGGTVRLPATDLPSVGRLAKLADPYGARFAVIRSEPQQG
- a CDS encoding WhiB family transcriptional regulator; amino-acid sequence: MHIDTITSPELEWQQEALCAQTGADFFFPEPGSSVREAKRICGMCPIRAACLTYALDNDERFGVWGGLSEKERLELRRVSR
- a CDS encoding acyl-ACP desaturase, which encodes MTITTPHLGSPAGAWTDAQLLYALEEVVEKELNRHLTVAKDWMPHEYVPWSDGRNFPGIFEDGEAWGKEQSKVTEIGRIALVVNLLTEDNLPSYHHEIASLFGRDGAWGTWVHRWTAEEGRHGIVMRDYLLTSRAVDPDKLEEFRMSHMSEGFESDNRHSMLHSVAYVAFQELATRVSHRNTGHQSGDPVCDRMLARIATDENLHMVFYRNLLKAAFELAPDLTMMAVRDVIVNFRMPGHGMPGFERAAAQMAIGEIYNMRIHHDDVLQPVLRFLKIMEIDDLGPEGRKAQEELGLFMGGLDSEASKFDEKLAARKARMAARAGA
- the ddaH gene encoding dimethylargininase translates to MPSKKALVRRPSPRLAEGLVTHIEREEVDVDLAVEQWEAYVEALRTHGWETIEVDPADDCPDSVFVEDTVVMYRNVALIARPGADTRRAETAGVEEAVAGLGCSVNWIWDPGTLEGGDVLKLGDTVYVGRGGRTNAAGVQQLRAAFEPLGARVVSVPVSKVLHLKSAVTALPDGTVIGHIPKMDTPSLFARFLPVPEEAGSHVVLLGGDKLLMAASAPKTAELFADLGYEPVVVDISEFEKLEGCVTCLSVRLRELYV